aaTCGATGCAACGCCTCAATAATGTCACGTAGGATATGAGTAATATATCGTTGAGTTACTTTTGGAATTCTCACGAATCACAACGCAACAAATGTAATCTTATATCATGTCATCCTACTAATAGAACTTCAAAAGTTTTTCAATTATGGAAGTAGACAAGTCATTTATAAATAGAATTTAAGAGATAAAATATCTCGCCATTTGGTTGGTTGCACCATACCATCAAGTAAAAAGTGTAAgtaaaaattaagtattttactgaaaaataagtaaaattcttCCAAATTTGTGCTTGATTTCAAAAATTGAGGAGTTTGTAATCTGTTTTGAAATTTATGCaacttactttttttattaataatttaccAAAAGTTCAAGTAATTTACAAGAAATtatagtaatttattttttgtatagTGCAACCGATTGTGACATTTTCCACATGCCCACATCATCCTTATTGGAGATTCTACAACGATTTACTAGCAAAAATAATTACAGTAGTTGTTTTATTTTCAGCTATTAAATCCCGTAAGGTAAGATTCACTCGTACACGTGTCCAAAATCTTTTTACTTGAAGATTTACCATTTATACTTTGACTTTCAATATTTTCGACTACGCATCTTCTAGACAACGCTCGGTCGCGTACATGAACGAGTCGAATTTTGTTCAATATTAAACCGAACTAGAATCTACCGATTCaattaagtaaataataatttgtaacttaaaaaaaagaagaaaaaacacataataaaacaaacaaCTTTCTACATTATTCCCTCTCCCAATATTAGAAGTGAGACCACCCGCAAAATCAAATCAAGCAACCCTAAGAAATTCAAACGAAAACTCAATTAAATCAAATCGACATTAAGCAAACATCAGATTTAGTAGATTTCCCAGAATAATATAAAAACATCAAAGCTGACTTTGAATTCAATGCATTAGAGTAATATAAAGGCTCAATGCTCAAATCGGGGTGGTCTGAATCAATGGCTGGGTGGAATCTCTCAAAGATACATGGCGTGTTATAGTATGAGCACAACTTAGCACTTGATTTCCTTATCCTACTTCCCACAGAGTCCGAAGCTGCTCCCCAGCTTCGCCACTAATAATTTGTAAATCTCGACAATTGACTTTGTTGATCATGGTGAACAAGAAGAGGCAAATCTAGCAGATCCCCATGAACATCCACGAGCTTACAATGGACATGGCACAAAACTAAATATCGATTGAATTGTCGATTGAATTTTTTAGGtattatttaggaaaaaaataaacgaTGATATCGAGTATCattatttagtttttctttttttaaaaaaaagttattaaatttattaaatttccattgggcttatacgggctcgagctcatttccacttaaaagctcaaactgataagtggtgatacccaagtctcatataaacccatggatattctttttcttttccgatatgggatttatcccatttttactcctcaacaaaattattatgtatttaATTAATCCGGTAGATTTCGGTTTGATATTAATTCGAACTGGATTCGATTCAACTGAGCGTCGTCTAGAAGATGTGCAGTCGAAAATGTCGAAAATCAAAGTATGATGAGTGAATCTTCAAGTAAAAATATTTCGGACATGtgtaaatttgaaattaatatttcggCCACGGCAAAGTGAAACTTATGAGGACTGACGTGTTCGATTTTTATTGGAAGATTTCATGATTGATgcgattattattatttttccatgtACCGACACAGATTGATGAGCTTTCACTTGACGACAAATTAATTAGTAGAAATTGGGAGGGGAGAGATTCTTCGAGATTGTATGTctatcttccttttttttttgtttgattgGAGAAGATATACAGAAGATGACGTTGtaaaatgtttatttattatttttttaagtaattaaatttattttttatttggttgaaCCAATGCAATTCAGTTCGATTTAATAGCGGATCGGATCCGGTTCTTTCACAGACAAGATCGAGTATTGATGAGAATATGTTTGGTCGAAAATATGAATTATCAAACTATGAGAGGTGAAtcttaaattaaaagaatctAAGACACGTGTACAGTGAGGATCTTAAATAAGACGATCTAATGACTATGAATAAAACAACCGTGATGGTTGTTTTTGGATGCCAACCACTGTAACATCACCCTCATCCTCATAAGGCCAAAACAAAAGCTCTTATTCTAAGATTTATTCTAAATGGAGATTATAGAGCCGcaagaacaaaaaaacaattacCACGATTGTTTTATTCTTGGCCGTCGGATTTGTTGATGTAAGATCATAATCCTACACGTgtccaatatttttttacgGTAAAATACATCCCTGATATTTTGACTATTTATACCATCAACAGTGGAGTCACACACTCAGTGAAGCAATTTCTTCTACGTTATACTTTCCATTGGTTTTGAGCCCATAGAATTGATCATGGGTCGAATAGCTGGATCTGAGCATcagtttttttcaaaaattgaacaaatcgattgattgattgaagaTTCTATCTCTTGATTATATGGCTTCGTTTTCAACAATTGAACAACAAAAAGCTTCCTCTTGGTTTAGATGTTCATAAATCTCTTTATCCAGTAAGCCAAGAGATCTGTGTTTCGTTGAGTGTTCAACCATGGGGTTGGGTGGGCGGGCGACCGGAGGGTGCCGACACCGGcatcaaattgaattttaGGGATTGATTGCAGGTCTGCTCTGTTATTGGAAGGGGAATAAGACGGAAGGAGGAGAATACGATGGAGCtttgttttttccttttcttttttctatttaaagaataaaattgttacttattttattgaaCCAGTATATATCGATTCGATCTAATATTGAACCAGATTCTACCCGTTCACTATCATGACCGAGTGTCATTAAAAAAATGCGTAGTCgaaaatatcaaaaatcaaattatgaGGAGTGAATCTTCcactaaaatattttggacacCTGTATGATGAGGATTTTATCTAACGAGATTTAAAaggctgaaaaaaaatatcatgaCGATTGATTTTTTACCAAACATGGTAGCATACCCTATTCTAAAAGTCATGGGCACTTCAATTCTcgttgaaaatataaaatataaatcttgCAAGATATTATCAACCCGtatgtaaataattaaaagttttaatcaaaatatgaTTAATAAAAGATTAAGCCAAGTATGttgttacaaaattaaaaaaaataataatttcctttGGGAGAAACCTCTGCTCAGGGGGCTGCGGAAAAACCTTTGCTAAGGTTGTCATGGAGATTTTATGCACCTATAATCTATTACGAAAGTGGTGACCAATCTTTTCGATATGTCTATCGATTTCTACCTGAGCATATGTGCAGGTCTTACATCTTGTTTCATTGAAATCACTGGTTGAGAGTCTAGAAACTACACATGCATAAGGTAAGAAAATTACAATGAATTTATAAGTGAAAGGGATGACCTCTGTATAAGTTCGAGCCTGTGGATTAGAAATGGGCTCTTGTATGCCAGTTGATTAAATGGGTTTATAAAAGATTATATGCCACAATTATTAGCTCgaacttttgaattgaaaatgtgCTCAATCTCTTATAGATTAGTGGAAATTTAACATCActcaaaagagaaaatgatgGCCTATTGTGCTTCTGAAATCCCAATCCAtgattgggagagttttactttAGTCCTTAGTGAACTGATCCGATTTTAATATGAATTAGTTAGAACCCATTGatttttgaataataagcGGCGGCGGCAAAAAAATGATGGCCCGtttatttatagaaaatttgttacaaagaaaaatctgggtaaaatagaaataaattgCAAAGGATATTCTCATCCAGTTAAACATAGACTAAACTATCAAAGAGTTGTAGGACAGTAGTGCGGGTCCTCATCTGATAATTAATCAAGAAGTTACAGTTCATATTCGTGTGAGATTATTCGTACTCATTTATTAGTCgctaaaatttttattttattgtactataTCTATATGCCTCCTTTATAACTCACAAATAAGAACATGCAACGAATTTCctaagaaaattttctatattttaagTTGTCTAATTTATACACCACTagagaagttttttttttttttaaattttagttcACCCACTTCTCCACTAGGCAAGGGAAGATCAAGAAATCtgacttttccttttccaatttattttcCAAGATCTTCATATACGTTAAGAAAAACCCAAAATTAAGGCGGAAGACATATACAGAGTAATTAAGATATTAGGGAGATACGTCTGCATGATTGAGATTATGTTCCATTTCTGCACCAATTTGCGAACTATTTATATGGTTAGAGCCCTCATCGCAATATATTGCATCAGTTTTCTAGAGTCCAAAGAATAGGAAAACGTTTTCTGGAAAATGGGTTCATTCCCGAAGCATCGCGTCGTCCTGATGGTGATTGCCGGCCTTTTGGTACTCATGGATCATACATGCGAGGCACAACATCATGAGCCAGAACGAgaaccaccacttatcagagGAAGCGTTCATATCAAAATGCAGAATGCTCTTGCCGATAAGTCAGCCACGCTCACGGTCCATTGCAGTGGACTCCTTGAAGGTGAAGACGACGACCTCGGATCCCATGATGTCGCGCCGGGCTCGACATACGAGTTCAGATTCGAGACCGATAGTATATCCGTGACATCGTACAACTGCAGCTTTCAGTGGCCGCCGAAAAATTCGCAAAACTTTAATATATTCTCTCAAGGTAGAGACGGCAGAGACGGTGACTTTTATTGGTTGGTCTCCGACTCAGGACCTTGTCTCGTCGACGTCGGAACCGGCAATGAGGACTGTAAAATTTGGTCTTAGTCCAAGGCCAAATCCCCTACTTATCAAGAGGATAAAATAGATGTATGTCTTATTAATTCCACTATCTATTCTCAATAATCAAGAAATtaagagtgtgtttggattgagagttgagttttggttttaattggtttgtaatgattgtattgttgaattatgagaaaaagtgtgaaaaagtaataaataattgagagaaaataatgattaagtaatgattgtgttgttgaattgtgaaaaagtaatgaatagttgagagaatttaatataaaaaattgaattgaatggttaaaataattattacctCCTCTTGTTGTTGCGAACTTTAAATCGCATACATCACTATGAATTAGATCAAGTGGCTCGGTGTTCCTTTCAATCGTTTGAAAGGGTGACTTTGTCAATTTTGCCTcaacacaaatttcacatttgtgctgtgaatcaatttggaatgtaggtatgtgattcaagttaattaatctacgcaaagtattataattaacatgaCATAGTCTTCCGTGCCACAAATCAGGAGACTCAATCAAATACGCAGAAGAACCagaattcttattgattatgGTCATTACATTGAGCTTAAAAAGCCCGTCACACACATATCCCTTTCCTACGTACATTCCAGACTTGGACAAAATAACTTTGTCCGACTCAAAAACCATCCTGAACCCATGTTTGTTCAGCAATGACCCGGAGACTAAATTCTTCTAAATCTCAGGTACGTGCAATATATTGTTcagagtcaactcctttcctgAAGTCATCTTTAAGACTACCTTGCCTTGACCTTCAACAGCAGAATGGGCAGAGTTTCCCATATAGATCCTCTCCCCAGTGACTGGTTCAAGCATAGTGAATAGGTCTCTGTTTGAGCACACATGTCTGGTGGCACCGGTATCAAGCCACCATTCCTTTGGGTTGGACCCAATGAGGTTCACCTCTGAAACCACAGCAGATAGGTTGATATCTGCCACATCTCGAGCCATTTCATTAACCACGTTTGCTTCATggtcctttttcctttttgggagCCTGCAGTCAGCAGATCTGTGACCATTCTTATCACAGTTGAAGCATTTCCCCTGAAACTTGGGCTTGAAGACTCCTCCATTCGTACCCAGcttcttcttgccttttttgttcttaGAGCTTTGCCCTTGCTCCATGACATTTACCTTAGCAGCAGGGAGGATGAGATCCTTTCCGGAGTTTTTATTGTCTTCTTCAATTCGAAGCTTGACAACAAGATCTTCCATTGTCATCTCCTTTCGCTTATGCTTCagataattcttgaaatcctTCCAACCAGAAGGCAGCTTCTCAATGACAACAGCCACTTGGAAGGATTCACTTAGAGCCATCCCCTCAGCCTGAATCTCATGTAAGAGCACTTGCAATTCTTGCACTTGACTCATTACGGTCCTTGAATCCACCATTTTAAAATCGAGGAATCGTCCGATGAGAAATTTCTTCGCACCGGCATCCTCTGATTTATATTTACGGTCCAAGGATTCCCATAGTTCCTTTGCCGTCTTAAACCCCTGATAGACACTATACAGGGAATCATGAAGACTATTCATGATATAATTCCGGCAAAGATAGTCGGAGTGCTTCCAAGCGTCAAGCGCACTGAGAGCCTGCACATCTGACTCCCCCACATATAGGGTTGGAGCATTTTCAGTCAAGAATCTTGCAAGGTTCAGAGTTGTGAGGTAAAATAGTATCTTTTGCTGCCACCTCTTGAAGTTCAACCCATTGAACTTCTCGGGCTTCTCGACATGGTTCACAGGGACCATCGAGGGAGCAGCCACGTTTTGGCTAACCAAATGGTTAGGCAAGATAggagcagggccggagccagtAGTCTGGCTTCCGTTGGTCGTATCTCCATCGTTCCCCGACGCCATTCGAATCGTTCATATAACAAATTATGCTTCAAGATTGTAATCAAAAACTTAATTAGCcttaataagtcacaaaattgaacgataattcaaatagcaATTCGGACAAATAAAatgctataaaattaaatgaatttcactagtgtaagaacttggaaattcaaaccgaaacaaaggcgaaaccgaaagatacgagagagccgagtcctgtgttagacacaaaccccttgaaacagaattgtcccctcctgGATGCTTGAGGTCacgtggacaatcgtttcccagggtaaaacggcaacaagcgaagcagcagcacgaacagcaacgcttcagcgaactcgaagagaagcgtgaacacttttgaggtcgaatccttcgtaGAAAAATTGTAGCCAATCACTTGTGCAATTTCCTTTTAGTCTCAGTAAAAGGAAGCTCTTCTTCTCTAGGGAATTGCAACCAAGGGAagacttttcttctcttttcttttccttttcagaAAACGACTACAGGAAGCAAATGGCATGAGGCTCtcttatccttttcctttttgccgtgTGCTCCTTTTATAGACTACGGGTTCCATCCGTTATatgactcttcctattctccttttatggggaataactcacatatattcaatatatgtgttaattgtatttgattattcatgaatgcaattcattcatttcttgtaaccaccaagaaaatcaagagtcattagctcgtgagcaattttctcattcacccattagccataatttccaacaatcccccacatgaatggaaattgttttgtttcGACTTGTAGATAGTGTTCACCAGTTGAACCTGTATAGGATAAGTAGGTGTCACCACCCTTGAACCTTCCCTTGTTAAAATGCATGTACTTTACTAGCAGTCCAATAGACAAGATGTCCTTGAATTGTTCCGCTGTTTTGTGTAAAGATATTACACACCTCACACAAGATTCAACTGACTTCCTTCGGTTCTCATAGTTGTGTCCATTTTTGCCATGGAACACTGTTATGGTTCTACGAGAGTTTCTGGAGAATTAAGTCCATAAAAATTCTCCTCTAAAGCGGCCCCACTTCTCTCTCACATAGGTGATTTCACATATCATTAAAGCAGTTTTAGATTGCTAGCCTTATCCATTTATCACTGTTTCATCAAGGAATGGTCCAGGGATTTTCTCCCCCACAGTGATTTAATTCGGTTGTATAACTTGGTTGTCCCATTGAACCTAGATCTTGGGATCTCCAGTCAGCTAGGTTGGGTGTTCGCTATAAAACCTTTCCTCTAATGGACTTTAGACCCATTCCCTTTGACAACTTCTCAAACTGTTCTTTACTTAACCCTTTGGTTAGCGGATCCGCTATATTATCCTTTGACCGCACGTAGTCAATAGAGATAATTCCAGTTGAGATCAGTTGTCTAATGGTGTTGTGTCTACGACGTATATGTCTAGACTTACCATTATACATATTACTTTGTGCCCTTCCAATTGCCGTTTGACTGTCACAGTGGATACAAATTGGTGGCACAGGTTTTTCCCATTGAGGAATGTCCTCTAGAAAATGGCGTAGCCattcagcttcttctccacATTTATCCAGAGCAATAAACTCAGATTCCATTGTGGACCTAGCGATAACAGTTTGTTTCGAGGACTTCCATGAAATTGCTGCACCTGCTAGTGTGAACACATATCCACTAGTGGATTTTGAATCTGTTATATCAAATATCCAATTCGCATCACTGTATCCCTCTAGGACAGCTGGATATCTGGTATAGTGCAGCCCGTAATCTCGAGTGTATCTAAGGTATTTGAGTACCCTGACAATTGCCTTCCAACGGTC
Above is a window of Punica granatum isolate Tunisia-2019 chromosome 7, ASM765513v2, whole genome shotgun sequence DNA encoding:
- the LOC116213612 gene encoding S-protein homolog 3-like, giving the protein MGSFPKHRVVLMVIAGLLVLMDHTCEAQHHEPEREPPLIRGSVHIKMQNALADKSATLTVHCSGLLEGEDDDLGSHDVAPGSTYEFRFETDSISVTSYNCSFQWPPKNSQNFNIFSQGRDGRDGDFYWLVSDSGPCLVDVGTGNEDCKIWS